The DNA window GATCGCCGACTAAAAGAAGTGTGAGTTGCGAATTAGAGTTCAGTGCCTGCAGTGCTGCAGGCACTGTCACGGATGGGCCGAAATCGCCCCCCATGACATCTAACGCCAGGGTTAGACGTGTCAAGGTATCGTCGCTGCCCGGTTCGGTGATTCCCCAGTTGCCCGGGGAGTCCTCACTAAGCTTCATCACGCTGGCACCCGCGAATTTTCACGCTGCAGACGCAACAATCCGGGCATTGACGCTTCTGGTTACCGGGTTAACCGAGTGTCCAGGTACGCACACGCCCGCCATGGCCTGCAACGGGAAATCCTGCGAGTATCGCGTGATTACTTAGCGATAACCTTGCGACCGCGGTAGAAACCGTCGGCAGTGATGTGGTGACGCAGGTGTTTCTCACCAGAAGTTTTGTCTACAGACAGGCTGGTGACTGCGGTCAGCGCGTCATGGGAACGACGCATGCCACGTTTGGAACGGGTTGGTTTATTCTGTTGTACGGCCATGGACCTTACTCCTCAATTACTTACGCTTTAAGCTGGCTAATACGGCAAATGGGTTTGGTTTTTGTGCCTCTTCAGGCAGTTCGCCAAAGACCATGTCCGCGTCGGACACTTCACAGTGTTCAGAATCATGCACCGGAACTACGGGCAGGGAGAGGATAATTTCATCCTCGACCATTGCCTGCAGGTCGATTTCACCGAATTCGTTAACCTCAATCGGCTCATACGCTTCCGGTAGTGCTTCGGCCTGTTCGTCATTTCTGACGGGGCTAAAACAATACGTGGTGTGGACGTGATGGGAGAACGGTTTCCCGCAACGCTGGCATTCGAGGGTTACCGTTACCTTCGCATCGCCTGTAATGACGGCGAGACGCTGGTTATCGATAGCGAACGACATGCTGCATTCCACATCGCTGTCCACGCTGACTACAGAATCGGCTACACGTTCAACCTGATCGCGGGCATAGATGCCTTCGTAATCAAGGCGTTTTTGAGCCGTGCGTACCGGATCAAGAGTCAGGGGTAATTTTACCTTTTGCATAGGGCGCGCATATTAACTTTGTAATGTCATAGAGTCAAAGAAAAAGGCAGCCTCAGGTTGCCTTTTGCCATTTATTCGCACACATTGCGGCGCATAGTTTAAGATGATGCTCTGCGAAGCGCTATATGTGGATGAAAAAATATGTCTGAACTTATCCTGGCGTCAACCTCTCCCTGGCGGCGCATGCTGCTGGAAAAACTGGGATTACCGTTTGAATGCGCGGCGCCTGACGTCGACGAAACGCCCCGTCCTGAAGAATCCGCGCGTCAGCTTGTCACCCGGCTGGCGCAGGCCAAAGCGCAGAGCCTGGCCTCGCGCTACCCCAATCACCTTATTATAGGCTCCGATCAGGTTTGCGTACTGGACGGTGAGATCACCGGTAAACCGCACACCGAGGAAAATGCCCGCAGGCAGTTGAGAAAGGCCAGCGGGTCAATCGTCACCTTTTATACCGGCCTGGCGCTGTATAACTCCGCCAGCGGTCATCTGCAAACCGAATGCGAGCCCTTTGACGTCCACTTCCGCCATCTCAGCGATAAAGAGATCGAAGGCTATGTGCGCAAAGAGAACCCGCTGCAGTGCGCCGGGAGTTTCAAGAGCGAGGGGTTAGGCATTACGCTGTTCGAACGGCTGGAAGGCCGCGACCCGAATACGCTGGTCGGGTTACCCTTAATCGCGCTGTGTCAGATGCTGCGCCGCGAAAACGACAACCCGCTGTTAGGCTAAGGCAAAAAAAACGGCGGAACTGATTCCGCCGTTGCGCTTATTTGCTCTTCCGTAGCACCTGTAAACAGTGCTTCAGCTGGTTATCCAGCGGCGCCTCAACGCGCATCACCTCCCCGCTCCCCGGGTGGGTAAACTTCAGCGCAGCAGCGTGGAGGAACAGGCGGTTTAAGCCGGTACCTGAGAGTTGCTTATCAAATTCGCGGTCGCCATAGCGGTCGTCAAAGGCGATAGGATGGCCGGCATACTGGGTATGAACGCGAATCTGATGGGTGCGCCCGGTGACCGGACTGCAGCGCACCAGCGTGGCGAATTCATAACGCTCTTCCACTTTAAAGCGCGTCTCTGACGGCTTGCCTTCCTGACTCACGCGGACAATTCGCTCCCCGCTCTGCAGAATGTTCTTCAATAGCGGGGCCTGCACTACTTTGGTATGCGACTGCCACTGGCCGCGCACCAGCGCCAGATAGTCTTTCTGCATGCCTTTATCGCGCAGCTGCTCGTGCAGCGAACGCAGCGCCGAGCGCTTTTTCGCCACCAGCAGCACGCCTGAAGTATCGCGGTCGAGTCGATGCACCAGCTCAAGGAAGCGCGCCTCCGGGCGCAGGGCGCGCAACCCTTCAATCACCCCGAAGCTCAGGCCGCTGCCGCCATGTACCGCAGTGCCGGAAGGCTTATTGAGGACCAGAATATGATCGTCTTCATAGAGGATCACCTCAGAGAGCGCCGCGACTTTCTGTAGATGCGGCGATACCGCCTCTTCTTCACGCTCCGCCACGCGCACCGGCGGGATACGGACTTCATCGCCCGCTTCCAGCTTATACTCCGGCTTCACGCGTTTTTTATTCACCCGCACCTCGCCTTTACGCAGGATGCGATAAATCATGCTCTTCGGTACGCCTTTCAATTGCGTACGCAAAAAGTTGTCGATACGTTGCCCCGCTTCATCAGCAGCAATGGCAACCATTTTTACGGTTGGGGTCTCAGTTTTCATGGTGCGCGATTCTAAATAGCCGGACGCATTAGCGCCACTCATTTTTATATGCTTATATTTATCATTATCCTGTTTTCACGGTTTGCCTGACCGCCATATTGTTTGTTATTAGAACAATCTGTATGGGCAGGTGATAAAACTGTGAGTAACCGGGTGATAAAAGGTGAAAGTCAACTTGCTATAACAAGGTTAGCAATGGAATAATGAGACC is part of the Klebsiella quasipneumoniae subsp. quasipneumoniae genome and encodes:
- the rpmF gene encoding 50S ribosomal protein L32, which codes for MAVQQNKPTRSKRGMRRSHDALTAVTSLSVDKTSGEKHLRHHITADGFYRGRKVIAK
- the yceD gene encoding 23S rRNA accumulation protein YceD encodes the protein MQKVKLPLTLDPVRTAQKRLDYEGIYARDQVERVADSVVSVDSDVECSMSFAIDNQRLAVITGDAKVTVTLECQRCGKPFSHHVHTTYCFSPVRNDEQAEALPEAYEPIEVNEFGEIDLQAMVEDEIILSLPVVPVHDSEHCEVSDADMVFGELPEEAQKPNPFAVLASLKRK
- a CDS encoding Maf family protein, coding for MSELILASTSPWRRMLLEKLGLPFECAAPDVDETPRPEESARQLVTRLAQAKAQSLASRYPNHLIIGSDQVCVLDGEITGKPHTEENARRQLRKASGSIVTFYTGLALYNSASGHLQTECEPFDVHFRHLSDKEIEGYVRKENPLQCAGSFKSEGLGITLFERLEGRDPNTLVGLPLIALCQMLRRENDNPLLG
- the rluC gene encoding 23S rRNA pseudouridine(955/2504/2580) synthase RluC, translating into MKTETPTVKMVAIAADEAGQRIDNFLRTQLKGVPKSMIYRILRKGEVRVNKKRVKPEYKLEAGDEVRIPPVRVAEREEEAVSPHLQKVAALSEVILYEDDHILVLNKPSGTAVHGGSGLSFGVIEGLRALRPEARFLELVHRLDRDTSGVLLVAKKRSALRSLHEQLRDKGMQKDYLALVRGQWQSHTKVVQAPLLKNILQSGERIVRVSQEGKPSETRFKVEERYEFATLVRCSPVTGRTHQIRVHTQYAGHPIAFDDRYGDREFDKQLSGTGLNRLFLHAAALKFTHPGSGEVMRVEAPLDNQLKHCLQVLRKSK